The Terriglobia bacterium DNA window ATCCGCTTCGGCTTGTACGAAGTGGATGTCGCCAGCGGAGAGCTGCGCAAGAGCGGGGTTAAGGTCCGCTTGCAGGAACAGCCGTTTCAGGTGCTGGTGGCCCTGCTGGAGCGTCCGGGCGAGGTGGTGACGCGGGAAGACCTGCGGCAGCGCCTCTGGCCGGCGGACACTTTCGTGGATTTCGATCACAGCCTGAACACCGCCATCAACAAGCTGCGCGACGCGCTGGGAGACACAGCCAGCAACGCGCGGTTCATCGAGACCCTGGCGCGTCGTGGATACCGCTTCATTGCGCCCGTGCAGAGCGGGATCGGGGAAGCAGCGGCGAGTGCGCCGGTCGCCGAAACTCCTGCGAGTGCCGAGCTCCCGGCGGACGAGCTGCCGCGGCCGCATCGCGGGATGGTGCGCACACTGTTCCTGCTGATCCAGGTCATGTACCTGGTGTTCTACATTGTGGCGCTGGCCCGGCTCGAGCGCGTTTATGAGATCGCGGCACTGGAGATGGGAAACGGAACGGTCGTGGTGGTGGTGGCGGTGATCTCGGCGGTAATCGCCATCCCCATGCGGCTCTACCTGTGGACCGCGGTGGCATTCGACTACCGGCTGCTGGGAGAGAAGTTCCGCCGGTTGTTTCCGGTGGTCTTCGTCGTGGACGAGATCTGGGCGCTTTCGCCCTTGCTCATCGGGCACAAGATCGGGCTGGGGCTGGCGCTGGCCGCCTGCGCCGCCTTGCTCTACCTCCCGTTTTCGCAACGGACGCTGATGAGGATGGGATATCCAGTCGCCCGTCGCCAGCCGGCAGTCGTCAGCCAGGTTTAGCGCAGTTCGCCGCGCTCCGGGTTGTAGTAGAAGCGGCAGCGGATGGCCAGGTACTGGCCGGGGAATTCCGATGGAAGAGGCGGGAACGGATTGGACCCGGTGATGCCGCCCCAGGCGGCACGGTCGAGGGAAACATCTCCCGAAGGCCCGTAAAGCTTCATGCCGGCGACGCTGCCGTCCTTCAGGATCGCGAAATCGATGGCGACCTTGCCATGTTTCCGCAAGGGCGGATAGGCGCCTTCCGGGATCAGATTGTTCCAGTTTGTTTGAATGATGTGTTGGATACGCTTCAGATAGGGTGCGAAGTCGACCCCCATCGTGTCACTGAGGATGTCAACACCCCCGCCGAGGCTCGCGCCGCTCTTGCCTAAGCCAAGGCCGTAGTCGCCGGCATCGCCCGCGGCGCCACCGCCTGAGGAGCGGGCGGCCGCCGCAGCACGAGCCGCCTGATCGATGGCCGAACCAGCCGAGCCTGAACCAGTGGAGAAATTCGGGGTGGTCGGCCGGGGACGTCCGATCGGCGGCGCCTCCAGATGGGCAAGTTGGTTCGCCGGAGAGCTCTGCTGTGGCTGCTGTTGCGGAGGTTGTCCCTGCATCGGTGGGGCGGCGGGAGCGTCTGATCCTGGAGCTCCAGGCCGGCGGCTATCCCTGAGCTCGTCGAGCGTTTTGCGGTCGATGGTGGGCCGCCGCGACATGGCGACGCGGTCCTTGTCGGAGATGACGTTGGTCTGGGGCGGCTTGGCGGGCTTCTGGGTGTCGTGGGGCAGGTCGAGGAAGGTGAGCTGGCGGTCGCGCATCATGTCTGCAGCCGTGGCCAGCAGGATGGGATGCAGCTTCGGCAACCACTTGGGGGAGAGCAGCAGGACGATGAAAACCACCAAATGGAAGATGACGGAGAGGAAGGCCGCTTCGCGCAGGCGGGAGCGCGAGCGTTCGTCGTCGAACTCGACCACGAACACCGGCACCACGTGGAGCTCGGGCGCGCTCTGTTCTGCGCGCGGTACTTCGCTGGTTGCCATCCGTACTCGTTCCGCCCGCGCCGGGAAACACTTCTGCCCGGGCAGATGCGGTAAGCGGAATTCTGGTTACTATTTTCTCACTAAACGCAGAATCGCGCCGGAAGTTGCGTCATTTTCGCGGCACCTGCGGGGAGAGGACGTCAAGACGCAGGCGGCGGCTGTGCTCGCGGATGGCGGCAAGCACGTCGAGAGCCACGGCCAAGGCGCGGCGGCCATCTTCGAGCGCGACCAGGGGGCGGGAGCGCGTCCGCACCGCGTCAAGGAAGGAGCGCAGCTCCGCCCTCAGCGGCTCCTCGGAGGTCACCGGCGGCTTCTGCATGCCGATGCCGGGATTGGCCGAGGGGAGCAGTTCTCCGGGGACCTCCGCAGCCTTGGCCGGATCCACGCTGAACACCATCAGATCCTGTCGCGTGTAATCGATGGAAATGTACTGGTGCGGCTGGAAGAAGCGCAGCTTGCGCACGCGCTCGGTGGAGACGCGGCTGGCGGTGAAGTTGGCCACGCAGCCGGAGTCGAATTCCATGCGCACGTTGGCGATGTCCACCTTGTCGGAGAGGATGGGCAGGCCGACGGCGCGGATCTCCTTGACCGGCGAATCCACGAAGGAGAGCACCACGTCGAGGTCGTGGATCATGAGGTCGAGCACCACGTCCACGTCGAGTGAGCGCGGGGTGAAGACGCTGAGACGGTGCACCTCGAAGAACAGCGGCCGCGTGAGAAGCGGTACGGTGGCGCGGACGGCCGGGTTGAAGCGCTCGAGATGGCCGACCTGGACGATGCGGCCGGTGCGCTGCGCCAGGCGGATGAGCTCGTCGGCCTCCGCCAGCGAGGAGGCGAGAGGCTTCTCGATGAGCACGTCGATGCCGGCTTCCATCAGCTCGCGGGCGACGGCGAGATGCTCGACCGTGGGAACGGCGATGGAGACGGCATCCACGCTGCCCTTCAGCGCGGCGAGCGAAGAGACGACGGGCGCGTCGAACTGCTTGCCGGCGGCCGCGGCGGCGGCGGGATCGGCGTCCACGACTGCGGCGAGCTGCACGCCGCCCTGCTGCGCCAGCTCGCGGTAGACCCGGGCATGGTTGCGTCCGAAGGCGCCCACCCCGACCACGCCCACGCGGATTGTTCCCGATTCCGGCAAAGGAGGATTCTACCAGCCGATTTGTACAATCCGGGGTCCGGGCGGGCGCATCTAAGAGACGTAGCCCCATACGAAGAGCAGCAACGCGCATCGCGCATGCTATGTAAGTCGCCTCACGATATAATTACCAGCCGCACCACAAGGAGGAATCCATGGCGCACACATTGCCTGAACTACCCTATGCATTTTCGGCTCTCGAGCCCCATATCGATGCCAAGACGATGGAGATCCATCACGACAAGCACCACGCGGCGTACGTAAACAATCTGAACGCCGCCCTCGAAAAACATCCCGAGCTGCAGAAGGAGACGGTCGAAGAACTGCTGCGCAACCTCAACAGCGTCCCCGAGGATATCCGCACCGCCGTGCGAAATAACGCCGGTGGTCACTCCAACCATTCGATGTTCTGGACCATCATGGCGCCCCAGGCGGGCGGCCCGGCCAGCGGTAGGGTCGCGGACGCAGTCAAGGAGACCTTCGGCGAGTTCGGCCAATTCCAGGAAAAATTCAACGATGCCGGCGCCAAACGCTTCGGCAGCGGCTGGGTATGGCTGGTGGGCAACAAGAGCGGGAAGATCGAGATCATCTCCACCGCCAACCAGGACAGCCCGCTCATGGATGGCCTGTTCCCGATTATGGGCAACGACGTCTGGGAGCACGCTTACTACCTCAAGTACCAGAACCGGCGTCCCGACTACCTGAAAGCGTGGTGGAGCGTTGTGAACTGGGAGGCGGTGAACAAGCGCTTCGAGGAGTTCCTGCGGCAGGCGAAGCAAGCTGCGGCGTAAGGCCTGCCATCACACCACGGATTCGCACGGACGACACGCATCAGAAGACAGGGATGCGTGAAGAGCCCTGCGAACCCGTGGTTTTTTTTCACTCAGCGACTATGGAGATGCCGGCGTCATTGGCGGCGCGGAGCATCGCGTCTCCGTCGAGCAGGAGGCACTGGCCGGCATCAAGGGCGAGGCAGGTGGCGCCGGAGTCGCGCATGACCCCGATGGTGGGCAGGCCGACCACGGGCACATCGAAGCGCATATCCTGGTTCGGCTTGGCGACTTTTACCACAGTGAGCTCGCGGGTGAGGGTCGAGGCGGGCTCGCTGAGAGTCTTCATCAATTCGCCGGCGCGGCGGATGGTGTCGTCGGTCCCTTCCATCGCTTCGACGGCGACACAGGCGGATTCGGCAATCACGACGGTCTGGCCGATGTCGTATTGCGCGAGGTGGCGGGCGACGGCACGTCCGTACTCGATGCTCTTGCGCTCCTGCTCCGTGGGCACGCGCTGGGTGAGCACGCCCGGCCTGGCCAGCAGCGGCTCGAGATACGTGGTGGAGCTGAGGAGGGTGATGCCTTCGTCGGCCAGCACCTTGGCGACGCCCCCGATCAGAGAATCGGTATTGCGCGTGCCAAGAGACATCAGCAGCTTGGCCAGGCGCCAGTCCGGCCGGATGGACGAGAAGATCTGCTTGTGCTTCACCTGGCCGGCCATGATGGCCTGGGTCACACCTTCTTTTTTGAATGTGTCGATCAGCTTGGAAAGTTCGCCCAGGGATAGCCAGTAGACGGCCTTGGCGCCACGACGCTCGATCTCAGGCCAGGTCTCTTCCTTGATGGCGGCTACGATGACCTCTGCGCCGCGAGACCTGGCGGCGTCGAGAAGGAGCAGCGGGAAATTGCCGTTGCCCGCGATCAAGCCAAGTTTTTCGGACATAAGTGGCCACTGTCCACTACTTAATCACACCGCGTTCTGAGCTTTCAATGAAACGGATCAGCATATCCACGTCTTCGCCGCGGTCGGCTTCGGACTTCAGTTTCTCCAGCGCCTGCGAGGTGTTCAGTTTCGACGCCAGCAGGAGCTTGTAGGCGTGGTGGATCTTGCGGATGCGCTCCCTGGAGAAGCCGCGGCGCTCCAGTCCGAGGGCGTTGACGCCATAGGCGTGGGTATCCCGGTAGGCGACCGTCTTGGAGAACGGCAGGACGTCCTTGGTGACGGTGGTTCCGCCGCCGATATAGGAATGCGCGCCGATGCGGGTGTACTGGTGCACCGGGCAGAGGGCGCCCACCACGGCCCATTCCTCGACCGTAACGTGGCCGCCGAGGGTAGCGGCGTTGGCCATGATCACGTGGTCCCCGATGTGGCAATCGTGGGCGATGTGGGTGTAGGCCATGATCAGGCAATGGCTGCCCACGCGCGTAAGACCGCCTCCGCCCGCGGTGCCCCGGTTGATGGTGACGTACTCGCGGATGTCGTTGTGGTCGCCGATCTCCAGGCGCGTTGGCTCTCCGGCGTACTTCAGGTCCTGGGGCGCCAGCCCGACGGCGGCGAACGGGAAAAACCTGTTATCCGCGCCGATCTTTGCCGGCCCGCCAATATGCACGTGGGAGACTAGCTCGCAGTGCTCGCCCAGCTCCACGTCCGCATCGATGACACAGAAGGGGCCGATCTGGCAGGAGTCGGGGACGCGGGCGCCTACGTCGACGATCGCCGTGCTGTGGATCATGGGGTGGCGGCGGGCCGGTCGACGAGCTGGCAGGTCACGATCGCCTCGCAGCAGAGCTTGTCGCCGACGAAGGCCTTGCCCTGCATGCGCACGGCGTTCTGGCGCCAGACCAGGACGTCCACCTCGAGGCGGAGCTGGTCGCCGGGAACGACCGGCTTGCGGAACTTGGCGCGCTCGATGCCGGTAAAGAACAGCAGCTTGCCGTCGCGGCCCGCGACTTCGGTCAGCAGCAATGCGCCTCCGGCCTGGGCGAGGGCTTCCACGATGAGTACGCCCGGCATGATGGGATAGCCGGGAAAATGTCCGGCGAAGAACGGCTCGTTGATGGTTACGTTCTTCAGTGCGACAATGCGCTGCTTGCGCCTCAGGTCGATGACGCGGTCGATGAGCAGGAACGGATAGCGGTGGGGCAGGATGCGCTGGATCTCGTTCACGTCCAGCGTCGTCTTGCCCGCCAGTGGCGGTGCGGTCGTTTCAGTACTCATGCGTTTTATGGGCCGCGCCTGCGGGCGCGGCAAGTGCCGGGGAAAGCCGTAATTATAGAGGAAAGATCGCTTGCAGAGGACAAAGCAGGAAAGACGATCGCAGGAGCTGCTGGCGGCGCTGAGGCCGCAGCAGGCGCACATGCTGGAAACGCTGCGCGGCCTGGTGGAGCTGGAGTCGCCGAGCCACGACAAGGCGGCGCTGGAGCGGCTGGCGCAGCGCCTGGCGAGGGAGTTCGCCCACCGTGGCGGCAAGGCCCAGTTCCACGACCGGGACAAGAATGGTCCCCACGTGCAGCTGGATTTCACCGGCGGGAGCGGCAAGCCGGTGCTCTTGCTCGGGCATTACGACACCGTATGGGCGGTCGGGACATTGGGAAAGATGCCGTTCCACGTCGACAAGGTGCGCGCCTGGGGGCCCGGCATCTTCGACATGAAGGCCGGGATCGTGATGATGATGTGCGCGCTGGAGGCACTCGCACACGGCGGCGGTCTGCCCCGTCCGGTGACCGTGTTGCTGGTGAGCGACGAGGAGATCGGGAGCGAGTCCTCGCGCGCGGTGACTGAATCGCTGGCCAGGACGTCGGCGGCTGTCCTGGTGCTGGAGCCGGCGTACGGGCCGAAAGGCGCTTGCAAGACGGCGCGGAAGGGCGTCGGAGACTTCGCCGTAAGGGTCACCGGCGTGGCCGCCCACTCCGGCCTGGATTTCGAGAAGGGGCACAATGCGGTGCTGGAGCTGGCGCGGCAGATCGAGCGCGTGGCCGGGTTCACCGACTTGAAACGAGGGATCACGGTGAGCGCGAACATCGTCCGCGGAGGCGCGCGCCGGAACGTGGTGCCGGCGGAAGCCGAGGCAGAGATCGACGTGCGCATCGCGCACGCAAAAGACGGCGCCACCATCGGGAAGAAGTTCCGTTCGCTGAAGCCTTTCGACCCCAAGTGCAGGATCGAGGTCAGGGGCGGGATCAACCGGCCGCCGTTGGAGCGGACTCGGGAGGTCGCGCGCCTGTACGGGCAGGCCCGAGAGATCGCCCGCGAACTCGGATTCGAACTGAAGGAAGCGGCGGTGGGTGGCGGCTCGGACGGCAATTTCACCGCCGGGCTCGGCATCCCGACGCTGGACGGACTAGGGGCCGTCGGCGACGGCGCTCACGCCACCACGGAGCACGTCCTGATCGCGGAGTTGCCTCGGCGGGCGGCCATGCTGGCGCGGCTGATCGAAACCGTGTAGCCTCGTTTTGCGTTCGCCCGTGCGCTGACCTACAATTGGGGCAGGCGAAGGGTTATCGCACCCTGTGGAGGCCTTATGTTTGGCAAATTAGGGTTGCCGGAGCTGCTCGTCATCATGGCCATCGCTCTGCTCATCTTCGGCCCGGGAAAGCTCGCCGAACTGGGCAAAGGCATGGGCGAAGGCATCAAGGGTTTCAAGGCAGCGATCAAGGACGACAAAGAGCCGGAAAAGAAGCCGTAGTCTGGGTGTCCGCCTAAATAGCTCTTCTCTCCCGCAGCATCCTGTACACCAGCGGCACCGGCAATCCCACGACATTGAAGTAGCAGCCGTCGATGCGCGTTACCCAGCGCGAGGCGATGCCCTGGATGGCGTAGGCGCCAGCCTTGTCCAAGGGCTCGCCGGTAGCGACGTAGGCGCGAATCTCATCTTCTGAAATCACGCTCATGACGACCTCGGTGGTCTCGGTTGCGGTGTCTTCCACGCCGGGGCCGATGAGGCCCACGGCGGTCGTGACCTGGTGGGTGCGTCCGGAGAGCAGGCGAAGCATGCGCGCGGCGTCGGCGGAGTCGGCGGGCTTCTCCAGAACGTGTTCGTCGGCGACGACGATGGTGTCGGCGCCGAGGACGAATGCGCCGGGGTTCTGGGCTGCGACGGCGCGGGCCTTGTCTCGCGCCAGACGGATGGCATACTCGCGCGGCGGCTCCGAGTCCTGGCGCTGCTCGGGGATGTGCGCGGGACGGACCACGAAATCCAGTCCCGCATTGCGCAACAGCTCGGCGCGGCGCGGTGAGGCCGAAGCAAGAATCAGGTTCGAGTTCCGGGGTCCGAGTTTCAAAGTGGAATCATTCTAGCGGACGCACTAGCGTCCCCGGCTGCGCTCCCGGTTCCACGCGCTTCCGGATGCTAGAATCAGAGATCACCCCATCCGAAATGGACCGCGCCTTCATCCGCAATTTCGCGATCATCGCCCACATCGACCATGGGAAGAGCACGCTCTCGGACCGCCTGCTGGAGCTGACGGGAGCGCTGACGGCGCGCGAGATGCAGGAGCAGGTGCTCGACGCCATGGACCTGGAGCGCGAGCGCGGCATCACCATCAAGGCCCACTGCGTCCGCATGAAATACATGGCGCAGGACGGCCAGGAGTACCAGCTCAACCTGATCGATACGCCGGGGCACGTGGATTTCTCGTACGAGGTGTCACGGTCGCTGGCCTCCTGCGAAGGCGCGGTCCTCCTGGTGGACGCCTCCCAGGGCGTCGAAGCGCAGACGCTGGCCAACGCCTACCTGGCCATCAATCACGGCCTGGAGGTCATTCCGGTCATTAACAAGATCGATCTGCCCTCGGCCGACATCCCGCGCGTGAAGGAAATGATCGAGTCGGCGGTCGGCCTGGATGCGAGCGATGCGCTGCTGGTCAGCGCCAAGACCGGCCAGGGCGTGCCCGAAGTGCTGGAGGCGATCGTCAAGAAGGTCCCACCGCCGAAGGGCAAGCCCGAGCATCGGCTCCAGGCGCTGATCTTCG harbors:
- a CDS encoding winged helix-turn-helix domain-containing protein; this translates as MAEPSRKPIRFGLYEVDVASGELRKSGVKVRLQEQPFQVLVALLERPGEVVTREDLRQRLWPADTFVDFDHSLNTAINKLRDALGDTASNARFIETLARRGYRFIAPVQSGIGEAAASAPVAETPASAELPADELPRPHRGMVRTLFLLIQVMYLVFYIVALARLERVYEIAALEMGNGTVVVVVAVISAVIAIPMRLYLWTAVAFDYRLLGEKFRRLFPVVFVVDEIWALSPLLIGHKIGLGLALAACAALLYLPFSQRTLMRMGYPVARRQPAVVSQV
- a CDS encoding TonB C-terminal domain-containing protein, whose translation is MATSEVPRAEQSAPELHVVPVFVVEFDDERSRSRLREAAFLSVIFHLVVFIVLLLSPKWLPKLHPILLATAADMMRDRQLTFLDLPHDTQKPAKPPQTNVISDKDRVAMSRRPTIDRKTLDELRDSRRPGAPGSDAPAAPPMQGQPPQQQPQQSSPANQLAHLEAPPIGRPRPTTPNFSTGSGSAGSAIDQAARAAAAARSSGGGAAGDAGDYGLGLGKSGASLGGGVDILSDTMGVDFAPYLKRIQHIIQTNWNNLIPEGAYPPLRKHGKVAIDFAILKDGSVAGMKLYGPSGDVSLDRAAWGGITGSNPFPPLPSEFPGQYLAIRCRFYYNPERGELR
- a CDS encoding Gfo/Idh/MocA family oxidoreductase; translated protein: MPESGTIRVGVVGVGAFGRNHARVYRELAQQGGVQLAAVVDADPAAAAAAGKQFDAPVVSSLAALKGSVDAVSIAVPTVEHLAVARELMEAGIDVLIEKPLASSLAEADELIRLAQRTGRIVQVGHLERFNPAVRATVPLLTRPLFFEVHRLSVFTPRSLDVDVVLDLMIHDLDVVLSFVDSPVKEIRAVGLPILSDKVDIANVRMEFDSGCVANFTASRVSTERVRKLRFFQPHQYISIDYTRQDLMVFSVDPAKAAEVPGELLPSANPGIGMQKPPVTSEEPLRAELRSFLDAVRTRSRPLVALEDGRRALAVALDVLAAIREHSRRLRLDVLSPQVPRK
- a CDS encoding superoxide dismutase; the protein is MAHTLPELPYAFSALEPHIDAKTMEIHHDKHHAAYVNNLNAALEKHPELQKETVEELLRNLNSVPEDIRTAVRNNAGGHSNHSMFWTIMAPQAGGPASGRVADAVKETFGEFGQFQEKFNDAGAKRFGSGWVWLVGNKSGKIEIISTANQDSPLMDGLFPIMGNDVWEHAYYLKYQNRRPDYLKAWWSVVNWEAVNKRFEEFLRQAKQAAA
- the lpxI gene encoding UDP-2,3-diacylglucosamine diphosphatase LpxI (LpxI, functionally equivalent to LpxH, replaces it in LPS biosynthesis in a minority of bacteria.); its protein translation is MSEKLGLIAGNGNFPLLLLDAARSRGAEVIVAAIKEETWPEIERRGAKAVYWLSLGELSKLIDTFKKEGVTQAIMAGQVKHKQIFSSIRPDWRLAKLLMSLGTRNTDSLIGGVAKVLADEGITLLSSTTYLEPLLARPGVLTQRVPTEQERKSIEYGRAVARHLAQYDIGQTVVIAESACVAVEAMEGTDDTIRRAGELMKTLSEPASTLTRELTVVKVAKPNQDMRFDVPVVGLPTIGVMRDSGATCLALDAGQCLLLDGDAMLRAANDAGISIVAE
- the lpxA gene encoding acyl-ACP--UDP-N-acetylglucosamine O-acyltransferase gives rise to the protein MIHSTAIVDVGARVPDSCQIGPFCVIDADVELGEHCELVSHVHIGGPAKIGADNRFFPFAAVGLAPQDLKYAGEPTRLEIGDHNDIREYVTINRGTAGGGGLTRVGSHCLIMAYTHIAHDCHIGDHVIMANAATLGGHVTVEEWAVVGALCPVHQYTRIGAHSYIGGGTTVTKDVLPFSKTVAYRDTHAYGVNALGLERRGFSRERIRKIHHAYKLLLASKLNTSQALEKLKSEADRGEDVDMLIRFIESSERGVIK
- the fabZ gene encoding 3-hydroxyacyl-ACP dehydratase FabZ — translated: MSTETTAPPLAGKTTLDVNEIQRILPHRYPFLLIDRVIDLRRKQRIVALKNVTINEPFFAGHFPGYPIMPGVLIVEALAQAGGALLLTEVAGRDGKLLFFTGIERAKFRKPVVPGDQLRLEVDVLVWRQNAVRMQGKAFVGDKLCCEAIVTCQLVDRPAATP
- a CDS encoding M20 family metallopeptidase, whose translation is MLETLRGLVELESPSHDKAALERLAQRLAREFAHRGGKAQFHDRDKNGPHVQLDFTGGSGKPVLLLGHYDTVWAVGTLGKMPFHVDKVRAWGPGIFDMKAGIVMMMCALEALAHGGGLPRPVTVLLVSDEEIGSESSRAVTESLARTSAAVLVLEPAYGPKGACKTARKGVGDFAVRVTGVAAHSGLDFEKGHNAVLELARQIERVAGFTDLKRGITVSANIVRGGARRNVVPAEAEAEIDVRIAHAKDGATIGKKFRSLKPFDPKCRIEVRGGINRPPLERTREVARLYGQAREIARELGFELKEAAVGGGSDGNFTAGLGIPTLDGLGAVGDGAHATTEHVLIAELPRRAAMLARLIETV
- the tatA gene encoding twin-arginine translocase TatA/TatE family subunit produces the protein MFGKLGLPELLVIMAIALLIFGPGKLAELGKGMGEGIKGFKAAIKDDKEPEKKP
- a CDS encoding Maf family protein, yielding MILASASPRRAELLRNAGLDFVVRPAHIPEQRQDSEPPREYAIRLARDKARAVAAQNPGAFVLGADTIVVADEHVLEKPADSADAARMLRLLSGRTHQVTTAVGLIGPGVEDTATETTEVVMSVISEDEIRAYVATGEPLDKAGAYAIQGIASRWVTRIDGCYFNVVGLPVPLVYRMLRERRAI